The Geobacillus genomosp. 3 genome segment GGCACCCCTGCAGCAGCGCATTTCGGGCAAATCTCCTTGTTCTCAATGAGATCTCGCCAATTTGGAGGCAAACTGCAACACCCGGCCATACCTCACTCCTCCATGCTTCCACATCTTTATGTGATCCTCAGTCTGCCTGAAGCGCCTTTTCCACTTTGCTCCGATTCCAACCAACCATCACTTCGTTTCCGATGATGATCACCGGGGTCGTGACCGCCCCTGAAATCCGGATCATTTCATCCATGGCCTGCGGATCAGAAAGGACGTCAATTTCTTCACATTCGATCCCCCGGTCCCGGAAAAACTGTACAGCTCCTTTGCATGAGGCGCTGGTTTCTCGTCATCGATGTTGACTGTGTTTCCCTCGATATCTTTCACACGAATGTGGATGGCATCCCCTTCTTTTGCCGCCTTGTTTCCCCCCAACCATCCTACCGCCAAAACTGCCATGAGAAGGAAAGCCCCGGCAAACCAATAATATCGCGTATTTCGCATTCCCGTTCCCCCCCTTCCATGTGGCCCGTTGTTCTGCCTCTCTCCAGGAGGCCGGTGATTTAAGGGGAAATACTGGCCTCCAACAGTTTTTCTCAAATTGAGAAAACTTGCAACGTCATCGTTTCATTCCTTGTGATTTCTCACAATTCGAGCGAATCTGCCGTTTTTCACCAGACTTCTAGAGTTATCCGCTTCTGTCGCTTAGTTGTCGAAGCGGCCCCGCGTCTTTTCGCGAAAATCTATTTTTCTTGCCCATATGCCCCTTCGAGCAATAAGTCAATAATCGGGCAGTTGTAGAGATTCTCCTCATGGGGGCAACATGCCTTCAGCTCAAGGAGCATCGCCTCCATTTTCATTAAGTCCTGAATCTTCTCCTTGATCTCCTTGATTTTCTGCTCGACAAATTGGTACATATCTTTGCATCGATCGCGATCCCGATCGACAACGCCAAGCAGTTTATCAATCTCTGCCAAGGTGAACCCGAGCGCTTGCAACCGCTTAATAAACTGGATGCGCCTGACGGTTTCCTCCGTATACAGACGGTATCCGCCTTCCGTCCGCTCGGTTTCGGGAATGAGCCCCTTCCGTTCGTAGTACCGAATGGTTTCTTTATTGACATGGCATTTTTCTGCCAGCTCCCCGATGCGGTAATGTTTCACATAACCACCTCACCCAAAAGGATCCACCGTGCACGATCGTACACGGTCAAGGAAATAGGAACGTTGCGCCGACATTTCGTTATGAATCGGGAAGCGCCCGGCCAAACGGATCGCTTCTTATTCCGCTTCATTGCAACCGCAATGAGTTTCAGCCCCTTCATAACGGTCCGCGAAGCGGCGGCCCCATTCGAAGGCCTCATCCCGCGCAGCACGATAACTTCGAAACATCTTGGTCAAACGTCAGCGCCGCTAATTTCAGCCCCTCCGCCATCGTTAAATACGGAGCCAACGTGCTGCGAAGATCGTCAATCGTTAATCCGAACTGAATCGCCAACGTGGCGGCATAAATGACATCACCGGCATTGTCTGCCACAACATGGGCGCCTAACAGCTTGCCCGTGCGCGCCTCAGCCACGAGTTTAAACAGTCCTGTCGTATCCCGGTTGACGATCGCGCGCGGCACCGCCTCAAGCGGCAAGACAGACGTTTTCACGTCATACCCGTTTTCTTTCGCCTGTTGCTCAGTCAACCCGACGGTGGCGATGGCCGGATGGGTGAACGTCACCGCCGGAACAACGGCCGTATCCCAGCGCTTGTTCAATCCGCCGACGGCATTGGCTGCGGCAACGGCGCCTTGATAGGCTGCGACATAGACAAACTGCGGGCCAAGCGTGACATCGCCTGCCGCATAAATGTACGGGTTCGTCGTCCGCGCGTATTCGTCAATCAAAATCTCCCCGCGCGCCCCGACGTCCACACCGGCTGCCGGCAAGTTCAACGCGGCTGTATTCGGCGTTCTCCCCGTCGCCACAAGCAGTTCGTCCGCTTCGATGACCCGGGTGCGCCCGTCTACGTTCACATATACGTTTTTCGTGTTTCCGTTTTGTTCGACCCGTTCAAACGAAGCGCCCGTGATGACGCGGATGCCTTGTTCCGCGAGCGCCTCTGCCACCGCTTCGGAAATTTCCGGGTCATACGCTTTCAAGAGGCGCGGGCTCCGCTGCATCAATGTCACCTCGGAGCCAAGATGGTGGAACAGCTGCCCCAACTCCATCCCGATGTAACCGGCGCCGATGACAGCAAGCCGCTTCGGCACCTTTTTCAGCTCAAGCAGCGTCGTGCTTGTCAAGTAATCGACATCATGGAGCCCCGGAATGTCCGGCACAGCCGGGGAAGCGCCCGTCGCAATCAAAAACCGTTTCGCCGACAGCGTTTGGCCGTTGACGTCAATCGTTTGACGTCCGACGAATCGGGCTTCCCCTTGGATGAAATCGAACCCGTACTCCGCGATTAAATCCGCATACTTCGCTTGGCGAAGCTGTCCGACCAATTCATTTTTTTGCTTCACTAACGGCGCCAAGTCCACCGGACCGGCAAAGGTGTGCAGGCCGAGAAACGGGTGATTGCGCGCCAACGCATTGATTTCCCCAGCCCGAAGCAACGTCTTTGACGGCACGCAGCCGATATTGACGCACGTCCCCCCGACCGTGCCGCGTTCGACCATGGCTACTTTCGCCCCGTATTTCACCGCTTCGATCGCCGAGGAAAACGCGGCCCCGCCGGAACCGATGACGATGTAATCATACTCTCCCCCGCCATCGAAGGAAGGGGTGGCTGGCACGGTGATCTCCTCGATATCCCCCGGCTCGTAATGAGCGTTTCGGACCGCTTGTTTCGCCAGGCCAATCTCCGTGCCATCAGGAAGCGCGAATACCGCTTCACCGCGCCGGAAGCTGACGTCAATCTGCTTGGCCCCGATCGCCTCCAGCGCTGCAGTGACATGTTGTTCACAACCGGTGCATGTCATGCCTTGCACATTCATTCGGTACGTTTTCATGGTCACAAACACTCCTTAATGAAAAGTGGTCTTTCCTAGTTTTGAGCAAAAAGGCGGCTCCTACCACAAAAAAACACGAACGTCACTCCTGCCTGAACGGAGCACAGCACGCCTCATCGCCGTTTCCCGTTTTCCCCGGGG includes the following:
- the merR gene encoding Hg(II)-responsive transcriptional regulator, coding for MKHYRIGELAEKCHVNKETIRYYERKGLIPETERTEGGYRLYTEETVRRIQFIKRLQALGFTLAEIDKLLGVVDRDRDRCKDMYQFVEQKIKEIKEKIQDLMKMEAMLLELKACCPHEENLYNCPIIDLLLEGAYGQEK
- the merA gene encoding mercury(II) reductase, with the translated sequence MKTYRMNVQGMTCTGCEQHVTAALEAIGAKQIDVSFRRGEAVFALPDGTEIGLAKQAVRNAHYEPGDIEEITVPATPSFDGGGEYDYIVIGSGGAAFSSAIEAVKYGAKVAMVERGTVGGTCVNIGCVPSKTLLRAGEINALARNHPFLGLHTFAGPVDLAPLVKQKNELVGQLRQAKYADLIAEYGFDFIQGEARFVGRQTIDVNGQTLSAKRFLIATGASPAVPDIPGLHDVDYLTSTTLLELKKVPKRLAVIGAGYIGMELGQLFHHLGSEVTLMQRSPRLLKAYDPEISEAVAEALAEQGIRVITGASFERVEQNGNTKNVYVNVDGRTRVIEADELLVATGRTPNTAALNLPAAGVDVGARGEILIDEYARTTNPYIYAAGDVTLGPQFVYVAAYQGAVAAANAVGGLNKRWDTAVVPAVTFTHPAIATVGLTEQQAKENGYDVKTSVLPLEAVPRAIVNRDTTGLFKLVAEARTGKLLGAHVVADNAGDVIYAATLAIQFGLTIDDLRSTLAPYLTMAEGLKLAALTFDQDVSKLSCCAG
- a CDS encoding glutaredoxin family protein, producing MECEEIDVLSDPQAMDEMIRISGAVTTPVIIIGNEVMVGWNRSKVEKALQAD